agaaaatagccttgtaattttgtatttcTGATTATGTGTAAACGAATGGTAAAAGCACAACTTTAGTATAGTGGGTCAACCTATGGTAAGAAAGAAATACATAATTACAAGGCTATTTCCCTTTTTACATTCTCTCTTCCTTATTCTCTTGAAATCCCTAAATctcatcctcttcttcttgttaaGAGGGTCAACCTATGGATGCCGAAAATCCTCACTGGGAGAGGTCCCCTCCGGGGAAAGATGTTGGGGGCCGGgatctccaaattttaaaaatctccAATTCAGTATGGGCGGGGGATTGTATTGTTATCCCTATCTCCGAACTCGATCCAACAGgtgatatatttatttttacttaataattatataataatataatagcACAAACAAAAAGTTACATGATAGTTGATAATATGAAGttttttcaaatgaaattgaGATGATTTTCATTAGTTTAGTTGAATTTATGTTTCAATTGAATATAACTAAGTTAATTGATAGTTTAAACTTAAAGTGAAATTAAGTGTTATAATGTaagataaatatattttttaaattaaaaaaaagaattcgGGGCGAGTTTGGGAGACAACCCCCTGACGGGAACGAGGACGGGAGAATTCCCCGAAAATTCTTATCAGGGATGATATTGCCATACCCAATTCCAAACCTGCCCTACCATCCTAGATCAATCCAATATATCAAATTTTGACCACAAAAAAATAGACCCACtatatcaataaatatagTCCACTAAATTGTTTCTCAGGGGgacaaaaaaacaagaaccaAGAATGAAGTTCATATATACTCTCCCTTTTTTCTCTGTCTCTTCCTCATGACGTTTTAATCTAGTGGCATTTAGTCTTCACTTTTTTAGAAATGTTCTCgatttaaattatgaaagacggttattgaatgaaaaaaaaaaaacattaccaACTTTTAAATCCTACcaatgttttcaaaaaatagCTAAAATTGTAAATATTATCCACATTTCTCAATGTTTCAATCCTTACCCACAACAAGAACCAAGAATGAAGTTCATATATACTCTCCCTTTTTTCTCTGTCTCTTCCTCATGACGTTTTAATCTAGTGGCATTTAGTCTTCACTTTTTTAGAAATGTTCTCgatttaaattatgaaagacggttattgaatgaaaaaaaaaaaacattaccaACTTTTAAATCCTACCAATGTTTTCAAAAGGATGCTAAAATTGTGCATTATACGCATTTCTCAATCTCAATCCTTACCCACAACCCCAACGTCccctttttttctcatttcctTTGACATGACTTTAATGTAGTGTAGATGATCACTTGtacatttgttccaaaaaaccaaaagaccgtcgcttgtattaaaaactAGCCTTTTGGCACatgccaattggttttattttttattttttattttatttttagaattaagaaaagataatatagatagttatgttccataaaagtaggacctattatctgattttatttttaattttaatatgaaaaaaatgtgaatttactatattatccttatttaattaataattttaattcttagtGTTTGAATTAACAAAGGACCttttatgttattttgaatgtttcaccattttttaccttttattttatattttatatatatataaataaaaaaacagaactgGGCTTGCTTAGCCCAAAGATAAGGTTATATGCGTGGTCCAAAAACTATGAGGAAAGAAGGACCTTGTGTAATTTCAACTCATTTGCATTCCAAACTCGGGCGCATTTTAGACTCGGacgcaaaaagaaaaaaaaacactcagGCGCATTTTATCACAACCCACTTGACCCTTCTAGCTTGCGCTTCTCACTGTCTTCCTCTGAACTGAACCCGAAGCCATCCAGTCACTTCCATTCCATATCCACTTGACAGTCTCTGAACTGTCCACGACCATCGGCATAATGGAGCCACACCTCCTTCACCCCACTAACCTGCGCTTTTCAACCTCAACCTCCTTAACCTCTGCCACATATTCGATAACACTCTGCGGTGAACATGCCCATAAACGAAACCCAACAATCCATTGTCTTCATTTATCGAAACGGAGCTCCAACCCGTCTTTGAAGGCCAAAAAGGAGCTTTCTCGACTTCTGAGAACAGACGCTGCTGTTAGAAACATTGAGAAGAAAGCAAATTCCAACAAGTACAATAACCTTTGGCCCAAGGCTGTTTTGGAGGCTCTGGATGAAGCTATTGCAAACAATCTGTGGGAAAGTGCTCTTAAGGTTTGTGggtcttttttctcttcttctgtGTGTTTTGGGTATGAGTTTTGTCTTATCAGTATGTTggatttttggttgtttggtTTCTGGAGTTATGTTCAGCctctgtttattttttattttttacttttgtattgttttgtTAGAAATAGTGGGGAATTAATGATGAGATTATAAGTTTGAAAATATTGAGATATTAAGTTGGACAACCTCTCTGAAATGAAAAGTTGACAGCTTTAATTCAGTGGGAATAGGATTAGTTGTGGCTAGAGGCTTTCTGGATTGGGGAGAAGTGAACTCTTTAGGTTTGCGGAAATTTATTGTTTATGAACTAAGGCTTCTGGGTCTGTTACATGTTAAATTTCTCAATTGGTGATCATATGTAAGAAGAATTTGCTTAATTGAAATTGCTGTTCTATCAAAGAAGCAacaatttcattttgattaattGTGCAAATGGTTAGATTCTAAAATCCTTGgtcatttcaaaataattctgtacaaaaaatttaagtgCTATTTGTAGCATCCTGGTTTGGAATGCCATCCATATGCCACTGGATTTCTTTGAGTCTTCATTTCTCCCTTTTGTTCtgtcttcaaattttttctgATATAAAACAACTCTTCCTTTCTTTAGATTTTTGGACTACTACGTAAGCAACACTGGTATGAGCCGAGATGCCAAACATACACTAAGCTGGTGATGATGCTTGGCAAGTGCAGGCAACCTGAGCAGGCCAGCTTGCTTTTCGAGCTCATGTTAAGTGATGGGCTAACACCTACTGTTGACGTCTACACTGCTCTTGTTAGTGTTTATGGAAAAAGTGGCCTCCTTGACAAGGCGTTCTCTACTGTCGATGATATGAAGTCAGTTTCTGACTGCAAACCAGatgtatatacatattctATTCTTATTAATTCCTGCACCAAATTCAATCGTCCTGATCTGATAGAAGAAGTTCTGGCTGAGATGTCATATCTGGGGATTGGATGCAACACAGTCATATACAATACTCTAATTGATGGCTATGGTAAGGCTGAAATGTTTGAATTGATGGAGGACTCGTTGACAGACATGATTGAAAGTGGCAGCTGCCTTCCTGATGTTTTCAcattaaattcttttctttgggCTTATGGGAAATGTGGACAGATAGAGAAGATGGAGAAGTGGTATGATGAATTTCAGCTGATGGGAATAAGGCCAGACCCTAAGACATTTAATATCCTGATTAAATCATATGGGAAAGCAACAATGTACGAAAAGATGGGGTCTGTTATGGAGTTTATGAAGAAAAGGTTTTTCTCCCCAACTGTTGTTACTTATAATATTGTAATTGAGGTATTTGGGAAAGCTGGAAATGTTGAGAAGATGGGCGAATACTTCAGAAAAATGAAGTATCAAGGAATGAAGCCTAACTCTATCACCTATTGTTCTCTTGTTAGTGCGTATAGCAAAGCTGGGCATATGAGTAAAGTTGATTCCATTTTGAGGCAAGTAGAGAATTCGGATGTTATACTGGATACGCCTTTCTTCAACTGTATTATTAGTGCTTATGGTCGGGCTGGTGATGTAAGAAAGGTGAGCGAATTGTTTTTggcaatgaaagaaaaaaaatgtttgcCTGACCATATCACCTTTGCTACCATGATCCAAGCCTACAATGCACGAGGCATGACTGAGGCTGCTGAGGACTTACAGAAAAGGATGATTACCAACACGGAAAATTCAGGTATCTTAAAATGCCTTCCCCATTCTATGAGTTTCTATGTTTTCTCccttctaattttgtatttaactATAGATGAAGTTACTTTGTTTTCTCTAGTCAATCCTCACATGAGGAAGGCATAAAAAGAATTCTATTTAGAGTTGTGCTAACTCAGCTCATGTGTTGCATTTTTAGAGGATTCTTCTATACCTATGTTTGTAACTTGAATGGTTGAGGGATTCATCAATTCAGCGGctaggattttttattttacttattatttgtttaaatataatttttaaagaacTTAGCAGCTAGATTCTAAGTTATTGTTGTTAACATTCAAGAGTCTATACGATCAAAATCTGATATGGGCTGGATGACGAGAGGCTCTCCttcatttcataaaaattcCCTAACCTCAGTTAAGGCGGGATTCTATTCCAATTCTTGGTACGATGCCAGAGACTTTACTAATATGCTAGCTAGTGTTCTCTGAAAGGACCGACTTTAATTCTGCTTTTACTATGGcttatttttaatgaaataattTCTGCTTTTACTATGGCTTATTGATTATGGGATACATCTCATTAAACCATTGCATTTTGCAGGCACAAGGTTGATTGGATGCTAGTATGTTAATTATATTGAAGAATAAACCttcaaatataaacaattCAGACTTCAAAGATGGTCAAA
The Prunus dulcis chromosome 2, ALMONDv2, whole genome shotgun sequence DNA segment above includes these coding regions:
- the LOC117617160 gene encoding pentatricopeptide repeat-containing protein At3g53170, whose protein sequence is MEPHLLHPTNLRFSTSTSLTSATYSITLCGEHAHKRNPTIHCLHLSKRSSNPSLKAKKELSRLLRTDAAVRNIEKKANSNKYNNLWPKAVLEALDEAIANNLWESALKIFGLLRKQHWYEPRCQTYTKLVMMLGKCRQPEQASLLFELMLSDGLTPTVDVYTALVSVYGKSGLLDKAFSTVDDMKSVSDCKPDVYTYSILINSCTKFNRPDLIEEVLAEMSYLGIGCNTVIYNTLIDGYGKAEMFELMEDSLTDMIESGSCLPDVFTLNSFLWAYGKCGQIEKMEKWYDEFQLMGIRPDPKTFNILIKSYGKATMYEKMGSVMEFMKKRFFSPTVVTYNIVIEVFGKAGNVEKMGEYFRKMKYQGMKPNSITYCSLVSAYSKAGHMSKVDSILRQVENSDVILDTPFFNCIISAYGRAGDVRKVSELFLAMKEKKCLPDHITFATMIQAYNARGMTEAAEDLQKRMITNTENSGTRLIGC